A genomic window from Thermogemmatispora onikobensis includes:
- a CDS encoding APC family permease: protein MITSSRSRGERPPHVLTSEEYPAKVMPAILTSWDLITLYVLLIFFPTNVSNAIAGGAAGITFWLVGAILFFVPCAVVTAQLSVIFPHEGSLYNWAYRIFGSYMSFFVGFCVWLPAPLLLMATSDLAISYIPGLNSGWLTAPWQQGLALSVVILISGFMAVQPHRTVQNITNATFVLLMIASGLVVLAGIVWLVTGHAPAASFSRLSDWLISWDPKTGGNFGLFGVITLGYLGVYLPITMQAETIAPSAETRRHLITRHLLWGTLIVVVSYVLVTFAVLVVEGPKSAYVLFALVSTVDTALGKLAGNVMAVCMLGVFCLVTMVYNHIYARFLMVAGFDRRIPVGLGLLNTNRQPARAVAIQTAAAIFITILFFMVIPYMFGSNPADLSLEVYFVGIGAGTILWAFSTIFLFILILGLYIRDRRALLLNRLVPIPVLLLSAVVGLITGIVAIIDTALNSWVPLLTNQQWSLIVAGLTAATLMIGAIISMFATGEAAWQEIEHGA from the coding sequence ATGATCACCAGTAGCCGGTCACGGGGGGAGAGACCGCCGCATGTACTGACTTCTGAAGAGTATCCAGCCAAGGTCATGCCGGCGATTTTGACAAGCTGGGACCTGATAACGCTGTATGTGTTACTGATCTTCTTCCCGACGAACGTCTCTAATGCCATTGCGGGCGGAGCGGCAGGCATTACCTTTTGGCTAGTAGGAGCGATCCTTTTCTTCGTGCCCTGTGCCGTTGTCACCGCCCAACTGAGCGTCATCTTTCCACATGAAGGCTCGCTCTACAACTGGGCCTATCGCATCTTCGGCAGCTACATGAGCTTCTTCGTAGGCTTCTGCGTTTGGCTGCCTGCTCCCTTACTCTTGATGGCCACCAGCGACCTGGCGATCAGCTACATCCCTGGCCTCAACAGCGGCTGGCTGACTGCTCCCTGGCAGCAAGGTCTGGCCCTGAGCGTTGTCATCCTGATCTCGGGCTTCATGGCTGTGCAGCCGCACCGCACGGTACAGAACATTACCAATGCCACCTTTGTCCTCTTAATGATCGCCAGTGGTCTAGTCGTTCTAGCGGGCATTGTCTGGCTTGTGACCGGGCACGCGCCGGCGGCGAGCTTCTCGCGGCTTTCGGACTGGCTGATTAGCTGGGACCCAAAGACTGGAGGAAACTTCGGCCTCTTTGGGGTGATTACCCTGGGCTATCTGGGGGTTTATCTGCCGATCACCATGCAGGCGGAGACGATCGCCCCCAGCGCAGAGACACGTCGCCACCTGATCACGCGCCATTTGCTGTGGGGGACACTGATCGTGGTGGTTAGCTATGTCCTCGTGACCTTTGCCGTCCTGGTCGTCGAAGGGCCAAAGTCCGCCTACGTGCTCTTTGCCCTCGTGAGCACAGTTGATACCGCGCTGGGGAAATTGGCTGGCAATGTGATGGCCGTCTGTATGCTAGGTGTCTTCTGTCTGGTGACGATGGTCTATAACCACATCTACGCTCGCTTCCTGATGGTGGCTGGCTTCGACCGCCGCATCCCGGTGGGTCTGGGCCTCCTCAACACCAATCGCCAACCAGCGCGCGCTGTCGCCATTCAGACTGCCGCAGCCATCTTCATCACGATTCTCTTCTTTATGGTCATTCCTTATATGTTTGGCAGTAATCCGGCGGACCTGTCTCTCGAAGTCTACTTCGTCGGTATCGGAGCCGGGACCATCCTGTGGGCCTTTTCCACGATTTTCCTGTTTATTCTGATCTTGGGACTGTATATACGTGATCGCCGGGCTCTGCTATTGAACCGCCTTGTGCCAATTCCCGTGCTACTGCTCAGTGCCGTTGTTGGGCTGATCACCGGCATTGTCGCCATCATTGACACGGCCCTGAACTCGTGGGTGCCGCTGCTGACAAACCAGCAGTGGAGCCTGATTGTCGCAGGTCTGACGGCAGCCACACTGATGATTGGTGCCATCATCAGCATGTTTGCAACCGGCGAAGCAGCCTGGCAAGAGATCGAGCATGGGGCTTAG
- a CDS encoding acetyl-CoA carboxylase biotin carboxyl carrier protein, whose product MMSTKEEDRKTAWIERLEQLVHALEGSSVAELELNENELEIIIRRQPGMVLVTAPTVSEVVAQPVTMARSQGAAKRTVGTGKAASAKSREEERTLPIVAPLSGVYYSAPSPDAPPFISVGDVIQVGQTVALIEAMKSFNEVPSPVAGRVTKILVENGAVVQKDEVLLRVEPV is encoded by the coding sequence ATGATGAGCACTAAGGAAGAAGATCGGAAGACGGCCTGGATCGAGCGCCTGGAGCAACTGGTGCACGCGCTCGAAGGCAGCTCGGTGGCCGAGCTGGAGCTAAATGAGAACGAGCTGGAGATTATCATCCGCCGCCAACCTGGGATGGTGCTGGTAACCGCTCCGACCGTCAGCGAGGTGGTGGCACAGCCCGTGACGATGGCACGCAGCCAGGGCGCGGCGAAACGAACGGTAGGAACCGGCAAGGCCGCCTCGGCTAAGAGCCGCGAGGAGGAACGCACGCTGCCGATCGTAGCGCCGCTCTCGGGAGTCTACTACTCCGCTCCCTCGCCGGATGCACCACCTTTCATCTCGGTCGGCGATGTCATCCAGGTCGGTCAAACCGTGGCCCTGATCGAGGCCATGAAGTCCTTTAACGAGGTGCCTTCCCCGGTCGCCGGGCGCGTGACCAAGATCCTGGTAGAGAACGGCGCAGTCGTCCAGAAGGATGAGGTACTCTTGCGCGTTGAGCCGGTTTAG
- a CDS encoding APC family permease, with the protein MASQEELVGQTAPGAALPEGDIALEQRQDLDKLHINAIGMPSVMYYCFAGAAPIAAMFFNVPNMAAQAGASVPLVFLLSAIGLLLFGISIVYFSRRLTSAGGFYTWVRHGLGAGTAFQAGWLMLFGYAIFEASSQAAFGGLADINISTYLGFQMPLGWVTYALIGCVLVFLLSFFDIKWSTWWLAPFLVLEIGSLVLLDLMITIRGGASGHDLLHTFTPAGSDLKGVAPGGVLGIGVAMALGIWSWIGFEAGAVYGEESRNPRRAVPMAIFSVILIMAILYIWTTYSAVIGLGWQHAGDTLGNITIAPTPYYNLADHFVGGWLKVLMIIAVTTSSFAACLAFHNGMVRYFYAMGREGILPRVFGRTHPRWKSPHYAIMAQSLFTILVIIFLAFIIQKNNPDGSVSYALGIADGKVYTQTSGITSYAWLATIGTISFLVVYILVNFSLPAFALRFDRANFNPLLHLIAPIVSCLFLLIPLLSFIMPPLPIIGDFFTGLGFFPTPFPLNILPLFVIGWVIIGLLYAFYLARRHPERYEFLGRILRADV; encoded by the coding sequence ATGGCATCTCAGGAAGAATTGGTGGGGCAGACGGCGCCCGGCGCGGCCCTTCCCGAGGGTGACATTGCCCTGGAGCAGCGCCAGGACCTCGACAAGCTGCACATCAATGCTATCGGCATGCCCAGCGTCATGTATTACTGCTTCGCTGGGGCGGCGCCGATTGCGGCCATGTTCTTTAATGTCCCCAACATGGCCGCACAGGCTGGCGCCAGCGTGCCGTTGGTCTTCCTGCTCTCGGCGATCGGGCTGCTGCTCTTCGGGATCTCGATCGTCTATTTCTCGCGTCGCCTGACCTCGGCGGGCGGCTTCTATACCTGGGTACGGCATGGCCTGGGAGCGGGCACGGCCTTCCAGGCGGGCTGGCTGATGCTCTTCGGCTACGCTATTTTCGAAGCTTCCTCTCAGGCGGCCTTTGGTGGTCTGGCAGACATTAATATTTCCACCTATCTCGGTTTCCAGATGCCGCTGGGCTGGGTGACCTACGCCCTGATCGGCTGTGTCCTCGTCTTTTTGCTCTCCTTCTTTGACATCAAGTGGTCCACCTGGTGGCTGGCTCCTTTCCTGGTGCTGGAAATCGGGAGCCTGGTGCTGCTCGATCTGATGATCACCATCCGTGGCGGGGCCTCGGGTCATGACCTGCTCCACACCTTTACGCCCGCAGGCTCTGATCTGAAAGGGGTCGCCCCGGGTGGAGTGCTGGGCATCGGTGTGGCGATGGCGCTCGGCATCTGGTCCTGGATCGGTTTCGAGGCTGGCGCCGTCTACGGCGAGGAGTCGCGTAACCCGCGCCGGGCTGTGCCGATGGCTATCTTCTCGGTGATCCTGATCATGGCCATACTCTACATCTGGACCACCTATAGCGCCGTCATCGGCCTTGGCTGGCAGCATGCCGGCGATACCCTGGGCAACATCACCATCGCCCCGACTCCCTACTACAATCTGGCTGACCATTTCGTCGGTGGCTGGCTCAAGGTTCTGATGATTATCGCCGTCACGACGAGCAGCTTTGCTGCCTGTCTGGCTTTCCATAATGGGATGGTGCGCTACTTCTACGCGATGGGCCGTGAGGGCATCCTGCCGCGCGTCTTCGGGCGTACGCACCCACGCTGGAAGAGTCCCCACTATGCCATCATGGCTCAGAGCCTGTTCACGATTCTGGTCATCATCTTCCTGGCCTTCATCATCCAGAAGAACAACCCCGATGGCAGCGTGAGCTACGCTCTGGGCATTGCCGACGGCAAGGTCTACACGCAGACCAGCGGCATTACCAGCTATGCCTGGCTGGCCACAATTGGCACGATCAGCTTCCTGGTGGTCTATATTCTGGTGAATTTCTCGCTGCCTGCCTTTGCCTTGCGCTTCGACCGCGCAAACTTTAATCCGCTGCTCCACCTGATCGCACCGATTGTGAGCTGCCTCTTCCTGCTCATCCCCTTGCTCTCCTTCATCATGCCGCCACTGCCGATCATCGGCGACTTCTTTACTGGCCTGGGCTTCTTCCCCACGCCGTTCCCGTTGAACATCCTGCCGCTCTTCGTCATCGGCTGGGTGATCATCGGATTGCTCTACGCCTTCTATCTGGCGCGGCGCCACCCCGAGCGCTACGAATTCCTGGGTCGCATCTTGCGCGCTGACGTCTAG
- the fabF gene encoding beta-ketoacyl-ACP synthase II: MRRVVVTGLGLITPLGNDVASSWEALCQGKSGIAEIVGFDTSPFRVKFGGQIKNFDPAAYMDRKEIRRTDPYQHIAIAATKQALAQARLEINEEIADDVGVYIGSGIGGLMTLHEQFRILFERGPDRISPFFINMMIVDGAPGIVSIMTGARGPNWAAVSACATSAHTIGEAWETIRRGDARAMIAGGSERGITPIAIAAFDNMHALSRRNDDPQGASRPFDATRDGFVMGEGAAVLIMEELEFARARGATILAEMVGYGATGDAHHVTEPAPGGAGLVRAMQMALRKSGLRPEDVDYINAHGTSTPYNDRTETQAIKTCFGEHAYRLAISSTKSMTGHTLGAAGAVEAVISIMTLLTGIIPPTINLHHPDPDCDLDYVPNQARQAQVRVAMSNSMGFGGHNACLIFKRYEEGE, translated from the coding sequence ATGAGACGTGTCGTTGTAACCGGTTTAGGGCTGATTACTCCCCTGGGGAACGATGTGGCGTCTTCCTGGGAAGCCCTCTGCCAAGGGAAATCCGGCATCGCCGAAATCGTCGGCTTCGATACCAGCCCCTTCCGCGTGAAATTCGGGGGCCAGATCAAAAACTTCGATCCCGCGGCCTATATGGACCGCAAGGAGATCCGCCGCACCGACCCCTACCAGCATATCGCTATCGCCGCCACCAAGCAGGCGCTGGCTCAAGCTCGCCTGGAAATCAACGAGGAGATCGCCGACGATGTGGGGGTCTATATCGGCAGCGGCATCGGCGGCCTGATGACCCTCCACGAGCAGTTTCGCATTCTCTTTGAACGGGGGCCAGACCGCATCAGCCCGTTCTTCATCAACATGATGATTGTCGATGGCGCCCCAGGCATTGTCTCGATCATGACGGGGGCGCGCGGTCCCAACTGGGCCGCTGTTTCGGCCTGCGCGACCAGCGCCCATACGATCGGTGAGGCCTGGGAGACTATCCGGCGCGGCGACGCACGGGCCATGATCGCCGGCGGCTCCGAGCGCGGCATTACGCCGATCGCTATCGCCGCCTTCGACAACATGCATGCCCTTTCACGACGCAACGATGATCCCCAGGGGGCCAGCCGTCCTTTCGATGCGACCCGCGACGGCTTTGTGATGGGCGAAGGAGCGGCGGTGCTCATTATGGAAGAGCTGGAGTTTGCCAGGGCGCGCGGCGCGACGATCCTGGCCGAGATGGTCGGCTACGGCGCCACGGGCGATGCTCACCATGTGACCGAGCCTGCTCCTGGTGGCGCGGGCCTGGTGCGCGCGATGCAGATGGCCCTGCGCAAGTCTGGCCTGCGGCCCGAAGATGTTGATTATATCAATGCGCACGGCACTTCGACGCCCTATAACGATCGCACCGAAACCCAGGCTATCAAGACCTGCTTCGGCGAGCACGCCTATCGCCTGGCGATCAGCTCCACAAAGTCGATGACCGGCCACACCCTCGGGGCGGCAGGAGCCGTTGAGGCGGTCATCAGCATCATGACCCTGCTCACCGGCATTATTCCACCAACCATTAATCTGCATCATCCCGACCCCGATTGCGATCTGGACTATGTGCCTAACCAGGCGCGCCAGGCCCAGGTCAGAGTAGCTATGTCCAATTCGATGGGCTTCGGTGGCCACAACGCCTGCCTGATCTTCAAGCGCTACGAGGAGGGCGAGTAG
- the accC gene encoding acetyl-CoA carboxylase biotin carboxylase subunit, with amino-acid sequence MFRKILIANRGEIAVRIIRACREMGIRTIIAHSEADRDSLPVRMADEHICIGPGPSGKSYLNIPNIISAALISGAEAIHPGYGFLSENPSFAQICADVNLTFIGPSATAMAIMGDKVSAREAMAAAGLPMLPGTRVLRTLAEAREAAREIGFPLMLKAAAGGGGRGIRLVNSPDEFERVFTLAQNEVREAFRDDGLYLERYLPRARHIEIQVLADHHGNGVHLGERNCSCQRRNQKVLEESPSPLLPPELRQEIGMKAIRAVQQIGYTNAGTLEFLLDDENRYYFMEMNTRLQVEHPVTELVTSVDLVKEQIRIAAGEPLRLKQEDIQFRGHAIECRITAEDAEADFRPQTGLVEKYLPPGGPGVRVDSHLYAGYSVPPHYDSLLAKLIVWAEDRDAAIARMQRALDEFIIEGLPTTIPFHQRLLRHQVFIRGEAYTRFLQEEAASLGI; translated from the coding sequence ATGTTTCGAAAAATCCTCATTGCTAACCGTGGCGAAATCGCCGTACGGATCATCCGTGCCTGCCGTGAGATGGGCATTCGCACCATCATCGCCCATTCAGAGGCCGATCGCGATTCGCTGCCGGTACGCATGGCGGACGAGCACATCTGCATAGGACCGGGGCCAAGCGGCAAGAGTTATCTTAATATTCCGAATATTATCAGCGCCGCTCTTATCTCCGGGGCCGAAGCTATTCATCCCGGCTATGGTTTCCTCTCAGAGAATCCCAGCTTTGCCCAGATCTGCGCAGATGTGAATCTCACCTTTATCGGTCCTTCCGCCACGGCGATGGCGATCATGGGCGATAAGGTTTCAGCTCGCGAGGCGATGGCCGCCGCCGGGCTGCCGATGCTACCGGGCACCCGCGTCTTACGCACGCTGGCGGAGGCGCGAGAGGCCGCGCGCGAGATCGGCTTTCCCCTCATGCTGAAGGCTGCCGCCGGCGGAGGAGGGCGTGGCATCCGTCTCGTCAACAGCCCTGACGAGTTTGAGCGCGTCTTCACCCTGGCCCAGAACGAGGTGCGTGAGGCTTTCCGCGATGATGGCCTCTATCTAGAGCGCTATCTGCCGCGAGCGCGACACATCGAGATCCAGGTGCTTGCCGATCATCACGGTAATGGCGTTCACCTGGGCGAGCGTAACTGCTCCTGCCAGCGTCGCAATCAAAAGGTGCTTGAGGAGTCGCCCAGCCCCTTGCTGCCTCCCGAGCTACGGCAAGAGATCGGCATGAAGGCCATTCGGGCCGTGCAGCAAATCGGCTATACCAACGCCGGTACGCTGGAGTTCCTCCTCGACGATGAGAACCGCTACTATTTCATGGAGATGAACACACGCCTACAGGTGGAGCACCCGGTCACCGAATTGGTGACAAGCGTCGACCTCGTCAAGGAGCAGATCCGCATTGCTGCCGGCGAGCCGCTGCGCCTGAAACAGGAGGACATCCAGTTCCGCGGCCACGCCATCGAGTGCCGGATCACGGCAGAGGATGCGGAGGCCGATTTTCGTCCGCAGACCGGCCTGGTGGAGAAGTATCTACCGCCTGGCGGCCCGGGAGTGCGCGTCGATAGCCATCTTTATGCCGGCTACTCGGTTCCTCCACACTATGACTCGCTGCTGGCCAAGCTCATCGTGTGGGCCGAGGATCGCGACGCCGCCATTGCGCGGATGCAGCGCGCGCTCGATGAGTTCATCATCGAGGGCCTGCCCACGACGATTCCCTTCCACCAGCGCCTGCTCAGGCACCAGGTCTTTATCCGCGGAGAAGCCTATACCCGGTTCCTCCAGGAGGAGGCTGCCTCACTTGGCATCTGA
- a CDS encoding serine/threonine-protein kinase, with protein sequence MTTQEQEVFCDRCGMANPPTARFCQHCAAALPFQHTTGTLTEQTLLAGRYQLLSLIGQGGMGAVYKAADTRLNNRPVAVKEMSKAGLTPARVQEAEQAFEREANLLAELRHPNLPRIYDHFTENDRSYLVMDFIEGESLEEYLARQGGGPLSVDQVLTWAEQLCDVLGYLHSHQPPIVFRDLKPSNVMIDNSGRLYLIDFGIARLFKPGQSRDTTALGSPGYAAPEQYGKAQSTPRSDIYSLGALLHHLLTGVDPSDQPFFFRPASELNPAVPPALEALLQRMLEMDPEKRPASTQDVLEVLHECRGEPGSSTQTLTDTSRLIEQARQLRTQGRLTEALELYERVLARDPSLALAWQGRGLTYGVRSQHREALESFNKALKLDPSLVTSWIGKGTALNALHRYQEALQAFERALQLDGRNATAWNGKGAALSGLRREAEALAAFETALRYDPGMARAWYNKGLLLSRRGRQHEALEAFEKALRYDNKQALAWCGRGQVLHELGQVRQALDSFEEATRLQTDLVPAWAGKGAALYDLQRWPEALSAFERARSLDPHYAPAWYGIAQIYYGQHRLRQALDMLDEALKYDPGYVKAWIRRGAILSEQGRHAAALESYNRALALDPNHALAWQGKAAALYALERYPEALRAYDQALMLNRDLTLCWNGKGNTLYRLGYYRQALEAYDEALRRDPQLASAWHNKALLCQELGRYDEALEAAEHAIQIAPNDPDHWERKAEVLKKLRRKREARQAEAEAARLREQTATGPRISSWNF encoded by the coding sequence ATGACAACGCAGGAGCAGGAAGTCTTTTGTGACCGCTGTGGCATGGCCAATCCTCCAACGGCGCGTTTCTGTCAGCACTGCGCCGCCGCCCTGCCGTTCCAGCATACGACAGGGACCCTGACAGAACAGACGCTGCTGGCCGGGCGCTATCAGCTGCTGAGCTTGATCGGTCAGGGAGGGATGGGGGCCGTCTATAAAGCCGCCGATACACGCCTGAATAACCGTCCGGTGGCAGTCAAAGAGATGAGCAAAGCTGGCCTGACCCCGGCACGTGTTCAGGAGGCTGAACAGGCTTTCGAGCGCGAGGCCAACTTGCTGGCCGAGCTACGCCACCCCAATCTGCCGCGCATCTACGATCATTTTACCGAAAATGATCGCTCATATCTGGTGATGGACTTCATCGAGGGTGAGTCACTGGAGGAATACCTGGCGCGCCAGGGAGGTGGCCCTTTATCTGTCGACCAGGTGCTGACCTGGGCCGAGCAGCTCTGCGACGTGCTCGGCTACCTGCATAGCCATCAGCCACCGATTGTCTTCCGCGACTTGAAGCCATCTAACGTGATGATCGATAACAGCGGGCGCCTTTACCTGATCGACTTCGGCATCGCGCGCCTCTTTAAGCCAGGTCAGTCGCGCGATACAACGGCCCTCGGCTCCCCCGGCTATGCGGCCCCGGAGCAGTATGGCAAGGCCCAATCGACCCCCCGTTCCGATATCTACAGCCTGGGCGCTTTGTTACACCATCTGCTCACCGGCGTCGATCCTTCGGACCAGCCTTTCTTCTTCCGGCCCGCCTCGGAGCTGAATCCGGCAGTGCCTCCCGCCCTGGAAGCACTCCTTCAGCGCATGCTGGAAATGGACCCGGAGAAGCGTCCCGCCAGCACGCAGGACGTACTGGAGGTTCTGCACGAGTGTCGCGGCGAGCCGGGCAGCTCCACCCAGACGCTTACCGACACAAGTCGCCTGATTGAGCAGGCTCGTCAGCTACGAACGCAGGGCCGCCTGACAGAGGCGCTTGAACTCTATGAGCGCGTGCTTGCCCGCGACCCCTCGCTGGCTCTGGCCTGGCAGGGGCGCGGCCTCACCTATGGCGTGCGCTCCCAGCACCGAGAGGCCCTGGAGTCCTTTAACAAGGCGCTCAAGCTGGACCCCTCGCTGGTCACTTCCTGGATCGGCAAAGGTACTGCGCTCAACGCCCTCCATCGCTATCAGGAGGCGCTTCAAGCTTTTGAGCGAGCGCTCCAGCTTGATGGCCGTAACGCCACTGCCTGGAATGGGAAAGGGGCCGCCCTCTCCGGTCTGCGGCGCGAGGCGGAGGCGCTGGCCGCTTTCGAGACCGCCCTGCGCTATGATCCCGGCATGGCCCGCGCCTGGTACAACAAGGGCCTCTTGCTCAGCCGTCGGGGGCGCCAACACGAGGCCCTCGAAGCCTTCGAAAAGGCCCTGCGCTACGACAATAAGCAGGCCCTGGCCTGGTGCGGTAGAGGGCAGGTGCTCCACGAGCTCGGCCAGGTGCGTCAGGCCCTCGACTCCTTTGAGGAGGCCACCCGACTGCAGACAGACCTTGTTCCTGCCTGGGCCGGCAAGGGCGCAGCCCTCTATGACCTCCAGCGCTGGCCGGAGGCCCTGAGTGCCTTTGAGCGCGCGCGCTCCCTTGATCCCCACTATGCTCCTGCCTGGTATGGTATCGCCCAGATCTACTACGGTCAGCACCGCCTGCGCCAGGCCCTGGATATGCTGGATGAGGCCCTGAAATACGACCCAGGCTATGTCAAAGCCTGGATACGGCGCGGCGCGATTCTCAGCGAGCAAGGCCGCCACGCCGCTGCCCTGGAAAGCTATAATCGCGCCCTGGCCCTCGACCCCAATCATGCCCTGGCCTGGCAGGGCAAAGCAGCCGCCTTGTATGCCCTGGAGCGCTACCCCGAAGCCTTGCGCGCCTACGATCAGGCTCTGATGCTGAACCGGGATCTGACTCTCTGCTGGAACGGGAAAGGGAATACGCTCTATCGCCTGGGATACTATCGCCAGGCATTGGAAGCCTACGATGAGGCCCTGCGACGCGACCCTCAGCTCGCCTCAGCCTGGCATAATAAAGCCCTGCTTTGCCAGGAGCTGGGCCGCTATGACGAGGCACTGGAGGCCGCCGAGCATGCCATTCAAATCGCCCCCAACGATCCTGATCACTGGGAACGCAAAGCCGAGGTCCTCAAAAAGCTGCGACGGAAGCGCGAGGCCCGCCAGGCCGAGGCCGAAGCCGCTCGCCTGCGCGAACAGACTGCGACAGGTCCGCGAATATCCTCCTGGAACTTCTGA
- a CDS encoding glutamine synthetase family protein codes for MARSKIVPLSRWEQFARDGLRMIGVMTTVDSGTNLVPGTYQSEERNYGDAVLRPDLTTAAVVPWLDASARVICDAFWPDGSPVESAPRYVLRRVLERLAALGYRAHTAIEYEFYLFQDLLSKEPVFDRLHIFHTQRNVACPVPLQIMDLLPELGLQMLTCNCEYGPGQYEITYDAEDALVAGDYGYTFKNGVKMIARRLGYHATFMTRPFLDQSSSGAHVHLSLRDASGRNAFLDTNDRHGLSSLAYHFIGGLIKHMPGALALLAPTPNCYRRYLHHSFAPVNLSWGLDDRTALVRVKNTGDAGTHIENRAPSSMSNPYLALAATIAAGLLGLEEEVVPPTLAEGPAEEHEAFAPLPATLEDALQHLEADTALRNLLGMQFTEIFIKAKRQELERRGDYVRQRLQAAELEWEEQEYLADF; via the coding sequence ATGGCGCGCTCGAAGATTGTGCCACTGAGCCGCTGGGAGCAGTTTGCCCGCGATGGTTTGCGCATGATCGGTGTTATGACCACGGTCGATTCGGGTACCAATCTGGTGCCTGGTACCTATCAAAGCGAGGAGCGCAACTACGGCGATGCGGTACTGCGCCCCGATCTGACCACCGCGGCGGTCGTACCCTGGCTGGATGCCAGTGCCCGTGTAATCTGTGATGCCTTCTGGCCCGATGGCTCTCCTGTGGAATCGGCCCCGCGCTACGTGCTGCGCCGGGTCCTGGAGCGTCTGGCGGCCCTGGGCTATCGTGCCCATACGGCGATCGAGTACGAGTTTTATTTGTTCCAGGATCTCCTGAGCAAGGAGCCTGTTTTCGATCGCCTGCATATTTTCCACACCCAGCGCAATGTCGCCTGCCCGGTGCCCTTGCAGATCATGGACCTCTTACCCGAGCTGGGCTTGCAAATGCTGACCTGCAATTGTGAATATGGCCCTGGGCAATATGAAATCACCTACGACGCAGAGGATGCCCTGGTGGCTGGCGACTACGGCTATACCTTCAAGAATGGGGTCAAGATGATTGCGCGCCGGCTTGGCTATCACGCTACCTTTATGACTCGCCCCTTCCTCGACCAGTCCTCTTCGGGGGCCCATGTCCACCTCAGTCTGCGCGATGCCAGTGGTCGCAATGCTTTTCTGGACACCAACGATCGTCACGGCCTCTCATCCCTGGCCTACCACTTCATCGGGGGCCTGATCAAACACATGCCGGGGGCGCTGGCACTGTTGGCTCCGACGCCGAACTGCTACCGACGCTATTTGCATCATTCCTTTGCGCCAGTCAATCTCAGCTGGGGTCTGGACGATCGCACAGCCCTGGTGCGTGTCAAGAATACTGGTGATGCCGGTACCCATATCGAGAACCGGGCCCCTTCGAGCATGAGCAATCCCTATCTGGCACTGGCTGCCACGATCGCCGCTGGCCTGCTTGGTCTTGAAGAGGAGGTTGTGCCGCCCACCCTGGCCGAAGGCCCGGCGGAAGAGCACGAGGCTTTTGCTCCACTACCAGCTACGCTAGAGGACGCTCTGCAGCATCTGGAGGCCGATACGGCTCTCCGCAATCTGTTGGGCATGCAGTTTACTGAGATCTTCATTAAGGCCAAGCGTCAGGAGCTGGAACGCCGCGGCGACTATGTGCGCCAGCGTCTCCAGGCTGCTGAACTGGAGTGGGAAGAGCAGGAGTATCTGGCCGACTTCTGA
- a CDS encoding TIGR03621 family F420-dependent LLM class oxidoreductase, with product MSKLPDNRRPLRFGVLSHNTTPDLTTLLAQAQRAEQLGYSTFLLPDHIGDQFATTLALAHIAAATTRLRVGSYVFANDFRHPVMLAREVATLDVFSGGRFELGLGAGWMASEYQQCGIPFASPGVRIERLAESLQIIKALLAGERLHFSGQHYTIEGLALALQPQQRPYPPILVGGSGKRLLSLAAREATIVGFSPRTQTISVAGHMNQSLDIQDALAPALAEKLTWVRQAAGPRFASLELNLIVLEVILTDERQQALAQVASRYGLSEQEVATTPYFLTGNPEEISTQLLHYHQQYHISYWVVWEEYMESLAPAIALLNS from the coding sequence ATGAGTAAGCTGCCTGACAATCGTCGTCCCCTGCGCTTCGGCGTCCTCTCACACAACACCACACCTGATCTGACGACCCTGCTAGCGCAGGCGCAGCGCGCTGAACAGCTGGGCTACTCAACTTTTCTGCTGCCCGACCACATCGGAGACCAGTTTGCAACAACACTGGCTCTGGCCCACATTGCCGCGGCCACCACGCGCTTGCGCGTGGGCAGCTATGTCTTCGCCAACGATTTCCGCCATCCCGTCATGCTGGCGCGCGAGGTGGCCACCCTCGATGTCTTCTCGGGCGGACGCTTTGAGCTGGGCCTGGGGGCCGGTTGGATGGCCAGTGAGTACCAGCAGTGCGGTATTCCCTTTGCCTCGCCCGGCGTGCGCATCGAGCGGCTCGCAGAATCGTTGCAAATTATCAAGGCGCTGCTCGCCGGCGAGCGGCTCCACTTTAGTGGTCAGCACTACACGATCGAGGGGCTGGCTCTCGCCCTGCAACCGCAGCAGCGCCCCTATCCGCCGATTCTGGTGGGCGGCAGCGGCAAACGTCTGCTCTCGCTGGCGGCACGCGAGGCGACCATCGTCGGCTTCTCCCCACGGACACAGACCATCAGCGTGGCCGGCCACATGAATCAGAGTCTGGATATACAGGATGCCCTGGCCCCCGCTCTGGCTGAGAAGCTGACCTGGGTGCGCCAGGCCGCCGGTCCTCGCTTTGCCTCCCTCGAACTGAACCTGATCGTTCTTGAAGTCATCTTGACTGACGAGCGTCAGCAGGCCCTGGCCCAGGTCGCCTCTCGCTACGGTCTCAGCGAGCAGGAGGTCGCTACGACACCCTATTTCCTCACCGGCAACCCAGAAGAGATCTCCACCCAATTACTCCACTATCATCAGCAGTATCACATTTCCTATTGGGTAGTCTGGGAAGAATATATGGAGTCCCTCGCACCCGCCATAGCCCTACTGAACAGTTAA